One Glycine soja cultivar W05 chromosome 7, ASM419377v2, whole genome shotgun sequence genomic window, tatatatatatatgtatatatatatatattctctttcTTCATTGATTTGTTTTTGTCTTCTCTAATATAGCCgttagtttaattaaatttgtggcaATTGTGAACCAAGGGCGGAAGCATCTTTCCAAATTTGAAGAATATCAACTTGACAAGCATGAAGAGATTAACACAGATATGGCCTCCCAAAATTCCTTTGCATTCCTTTGGCAAACTGCATGAATTGATCATTGACAGGTGTAATAAACttgaaaatgtttttccttCTTATATGGTCGGAAGTTTTCTTAGTCTATGCGACTTGAAGGTTACTAATTGCAAGTCAATGGAAAAGATATTTGACCTCAAAAGTGTTGGAAAACGTCGTGCTTGGAATATGATCACCAGTTTGCAAAATGTTCATGTAAAAGCACTGCCAAAATTGGAGCATGTATGGAATGAAGACCCAGGAGGGATTCTTAGATTCACATATTTGAAAAAGATATGGGTTCAAGAATGTctcaaattaaaacatatatttccAGTTTCTATAGCCATGAATCTTAAAAATCTTGAATACCTTGAAGTCTGGAATTGTGCTCAGTTGAAGGAAATTGTTTTCAGAGGGGAAACAATCAAAGAGAGTAGCGTTCTGTTTGAGTTTCCAAAACTAACCACAGCCAGATTCTCGAAACTGCCAAACCTTGAGAGTTTCTTTGGGGGAGCACATGAATTACGTTGTTCAACACTGTATAACTTATCCGTGGAACATTGTCACAAGCTCTGGCTTTTCAGAACAGAAATTGCAAATCCAGAAGAAAAGTCAGTCTTTTTGCCTGAAGAGGTACTAATCAACCTTTTATCTCCCATGCATTCTTTTTAATTCATAGAGATAGAATGAGAATCATAACagcagaaaacaaaacaaactacTCAATTACATGGAAAATGTATTTTCATCTATTGATATCTTTTACATTAACTTACCTTTGTTTATTTCAACCATCATTGCTTAGGTAATTCGCAACATGAAGTCCATGCAAATAGAGCCACGTGATGCAAATTCCTTAAAGAGATATAGAATGCACAAATTAGAAGAGTGTCAATTATCTGGAATAAGGGATACTGagattctatattttttactcCATAGAAATCCTAATCTGAAAAGCCTGTTGTTGAGTAATTGTTTCTTTGAGCAGTTAGTGACTTCGAGAAGCCTTGTTAATGACAATTTGGGGGTTGTTCCAATGCTTAAAAGCTTGAAATTAATGAACTTAGCTTCACTTAAGACGATAGGTTTTGAAGAATACACAGTGCTATTTCGAATGTTAGAATGCTTGATTTTAAAGCACTGTCCATGTCTGAATAGCATAGCGTCTTCCTCAGTATCTTTCACTTACTTGACAAATCTGGAAGTGAGTAATTGTAATAAATTAAGCTATTTATTGACACCACCAACTGCAAAAAGCTTGGTTCAGCTCACCACCATGAAGGTAATTCAATGTGAATCGATGAAGACCATTGTGTTTGAGTCAGAGCAAGAAAAGACAgaacttaatattattttcagacAATTGAAGGAAATAGAGCTCGAGGCTCTGCATGAACTCAAATGTTTCTGTGGATCCTATTGTTGTGCCATTGAGTTTCCGTCCTTGGAAAAAGTTGTTGTGAGTGCATGTAGCAAGATGGAAGGGTTCACATTCTCTGAACAAGTCAACAAGACACCAAATTTACGACAAATATGTGTTAGACGTGGAAAGGAGGAAGAAAGATTATATTGGGTACGTGATTTAAATGCTACGATACGATCTTTGTACAAGATTCGGGTAAGTATCTATTAACGATGATATTTGACTTGCACATTATTTTCCTTCAAGTTATTTGTTGTATGACGTCTGTCAAAGGTACATACCTAAtaaggaataaataaataattaaaagttacgGTGGAATGgaattgaattagaaattacAGTGAAGAGTGTttgtaaatatgtttttcataaaaaaattcagttgccaattttaattccttttttatGAGTTTAACTTTTACTTACTGtcaatgtaaaattaaatttgtttaattactaTTAACCAATCAAAAATGATGATAGAAATAACTTTCAGGCCATTTCGATTTCAACATCTCACCTTTTACCTTTTATGCATCTTAAATGGGTCTCATCATTTCATatatcttattttcatttcaccAATTCTTCAATAAGAGACTTCAAcccaacatttatttatatttaaagtaaacaaaattattGTATATGACAATTTATGATAGAATAATAATGTTAATCATTTATAATGTTATGCatagttatttctttttttatatatattttttcatacattagacctccatttatctttcaattctttttttttactttctctttttatctGTGTTATGTCACATTACTTACCatatcattttcttcttcatttttgtttatgtttttcaCAAGATATACAAATGTATATACCAATCACTTTTTTGAGATTTGTCtcacaatattaattaaaaagcaattatttcataaaataaattattttgcgATTTTTTTCACTCTAGAGACGCCAAACATAAAAGCATTATGATGAAGTATGAACAGGAATTTTGGATATTTCAGATAATGAACTTATTTACAATATTTACAGGCTCTTGATCCAGACATGGCAGCTTCCAATCCTTACATGGCACTAAAGATCCATCAATTGAAGACTTTGAAGCTGGTGAATTGTAttgaatctaatgctattccAACTGTTGTTTTTTCAAGTTTAAAGAACTTGGAAGAATTAGAAGTAAGCAGCACGAATGTAGAGGTAATATTTGGTATAATGGAGGCAGATATGAAGGGATATACCTTACGGTTGAAGAAAATGACTTTGGATAATCTGCCAAATTTGATACAAGTATGGGATAAGGATCGCGAAGGAATTCTCAGCTTTCAAAATCTGCAGGAAGTGCTTGTTGCTAATTGTGAAAAACTGAAAACTGTGTTTCCTACAGAGCTGGCTAAAAGAATTGTGAAGCTCGAGAAACTTGAAATAAGGCACTGTGAAGTGCTTCAAGAAATTGTTGAAGAGGCGAATGCAATTACAGAAGAACCAACAGAATTTTCATTTCCTCATTTAACCTCACTGAATCTGCATATGTTGCCACAACTCAGTTGCTTTTATCCTGGAAGATTTACGCTGGAATGCCCAGCCTTAAATCATTTAGAGGTGTTGTCTTGTGATAACTTggagaaatttcaaaaccaacAAGAGGCACAATGTTCTACTTCAGTTACTAAGCTACCCCTTTTCTCCGAAGGAAAGGTTTGTAAAGAAATctaacttttttcattttttttatttggctaaaatatgttttcagtcACTAAtaaatgttcaatttttttttatttcctgatCATTTATTTGTTCATTGAGTATCTAATAAAGAACAATTTTGTTTTGGATCcttatactttttttagtctctaattaattagtgaattttgtatttattctttaataaaaataaataaaatttacttgttattagtctttttttaatgaactaataacaaatgaaaaaaaattattataaaacaaatacaaaattcgtAATTTGTCAGGAATTTAAAAAGAtatcaaaaatcaaaaatattttttttgttttatcagggagaaaaaaacaaaaaaattattaagaaaaaaatataaaatttgaatatttattaaagatctaaaatatattttaacctttttatttcttctttttatttcctatttGTCACCCCTTGGTTGCCCTTTTGTTCTTCCCTGTCTAGACTATTTTCATTCTGGAGTCATTGAAGCTCTATTGGGAAATTGCAAGGATGCTATGCAACAAAAAATTTCTGAAGGACATGCTTCATAAATTAGTTGAACTTGAGCTGGATTTTAATGATGTCAGAGAGGTACCAAATTTCGTGGTTGAGTTTGCTGCATTACTTGAGAGGACATCAAATTTAGAGTATCTTCAAATAAGCCGATGCAGAGTTCTTGAGGAGTTATTCCCCTCTCAACCTGAACAAGGTGACACCAAAACGCTTGGACACTTGACAACCTCATCCCTTGTCCGTCTGCAGAAATTATGTGTTTCCTCGTGTGGTCATTTGACAACTTTGGTACATTTACCAATGTCATTCTCCAATCTAAAACATTTGTCTGTAAAAGATTGCCATGGATTGAAGTGCTTATTTACATCCACAACTGCAAAAAAGTTAGTACACCTTGAAGAGATGTACATAATGCGATGCAAATCCGTGGAAGAAATATTGGCAAAAGAATTAGAAGACACTACTACTTCAGAGGCGATACAATTTGAGCGACTCAACACGATAATTCTAGATTCTTTATCAAGCCTGTCATGTTTCTATTCAGGCAATGAAATTCTGTTATTATCATCTCTGATAAAAGTGCTCATATGGGAATGCCCCAACATGAAGATTTTCTCCCAAGGAGACATAGAAGCGGAATCATTTATGGGAATTCAAGTCTCGTTGGATCCAAATGAAGATTTGTTCTTCCACCAAGATCTTAACAACACTGTGAAGCGGAGGTTCCAACAAAATGTAAGaactttatttgaattaatcaaTCGATTTTACTTCGATTATTGCATGAATGTAATGTTTttaaccattaattttaaatatactagAGATTTTGtgtaaacattaattttaacacCAAATATTAATTCATGACTTTCGTTAAATATAGACTTCCAAATTTAATAGTAAAAACAAATTCATTCATaagtttttttcaaagaaattcATAGAAGTTACTTAATATccacattaattttatataattttaatatatttttctcaaatGATAAGTACTGGTCATACATAACTATGTAATAGACCCAGTTTTTATGAAATCAAAGATGAATGACAATCAGGACTTGCAACTTAGATTCAACTCTAATCCATTTTATTACATGGTATAGTGTTTCCTTTCAATTTAAAGATACGGAtacaatatgttttttattcttaataaatatttgaatttcataTTTGTTTCCTTATAAAACAAATTGCGTTGAGCATTGAGtttctaataaaaaacaattttggttttaatttttggtatttttttttaattcataataaattaacaaattttatattttgtccgTAATAAACTTATACATTATCTATAGGAGTTGTTTGAAGCCTTGGACAACGAGAGTATTTCTGATAATCTTGAGCTAAAAGTGGACTGGCATGGTAAAGTTGGTCTGGAAAACAAATGGTTGGACAATTTGATGACTTTGAAGCCGGACAATTGTACTCTACCAAATGCAATTCCATCTGCTACTCTTCCTCATTCAGAGACAACAGAAGAATTTGAAGTGCAGAATAGCATCAAAGTCAAGGTAAATTTTTATATGGATGACACTGAAATTATGGAAACAACATCCCTGTTGAAGAAATTGACTTTATATGAGCTATCAAATCTAACACGAGTGTGGGGAAAGAATAGTAAAGGAGTTCTCATCTTTCATGTGTCTAACAGGAAGAAGGCACAGCAGCAAATGTAACACAAAAGTTTGTGTTTCCTCGTTTAGAGAATTGGAATATCCATGACTTGCCACAGGTCACTTACTTTTACCCTCGAATGTATATGCTCTAAAATGCCCCCAccttaaataattatcattgtTGGATTGTGATGAGCAGCAGTTATTTCCAAGTGCACATCTCATGAATAAGGATGAAGGTACCAGTACTTCAATTAATAGTCATCCTCTTATCTTAAGTCTAAAGGTAAGCACCATAGAATCTGGACTcccaatctttttttattttgttggttGTGTCTAATTCACAGTCCTTTGTATTCGAATTGTTTAACCTTCAATTTTTAGGTTATTTCTAACCCGAAGGAATTGAGACTAGATTGGAAACACAATCCAGCGTTATTATTCGAGAAGCTCCATGAGTTAGATGTTTTCAATTTTCCTCATTTGACAAACTTAGTATATTCAACTTCTAGATTGTCTTTCTCTCGTCTGAAAAAGGTGTCTACATTCAACTGTCCCCACATGCAACATTTATTTACATATTCAGAAGCCAAAAAGTTAATGAACATTGAGGAGATTACCAACAAGGAATGTGAATCAGTGACAGAAATAATTGC contains:
- the LOC114418495 gene encoding uncharacterized protein LOC114418495 isoform X1, which codes for MQFVGIFVQVLPHLKSVCLHLKSGLGYLKLLPYELWRYESIVKELDRGFNNLQRERKRIGHKVKEEENRYGRAIDDDVIKWLQEADEIISEYDDFRLDEDSPYAVFCDGYLPKPSIRFRLSRIAVDLARRGNVLLQSAKPDWLGRSSTDADFQSFASRNQTKKRIVDALADSNVGVIGVYGWSGVGKTSLIKEVAKEVKGKMFDVVIMVNVSFPEIRNIQGQIADRLGMILEEESESGRAARIRERLKNPKEKTLIILDDMEVKLDFGMLGIPFDNTDGSQMNNKKKNPLAHHKYAMKTEEFEASSLMKIEEPIARYTGCKILMISDSEQLLISQMGGKGIQTFSVEALTDKEAKKMFMTMAEIIPLMEKKAETMFKTMAEIIALREMEAETMSKIMTEMIGDENSKFEKLAAQIAKRCKGLPMTIVTTAKALKNKSLVVWEKAYLDLGKQNLTAMPEFSTKLSYDLLENEELKHTFLICARMGRDALITDLVRYCIGLGFLQGIYTVREARDRVYALVGKLKELSLLSDSFSIDHFTMHDIIRDVALSIASQEMHAFALTKGRLDEWPKKRERYTAISLQHCDVTDIMKKFPESIDCCRLRIFHLDNMNPRLEIPDNFFNGMKELRVLILIGIHLLSLPSSIKCLKELRMFCLERCKLAENLSIIGELEELRVLSLSGSDIECLPIELRKLAKLQIFDISNCFELKKIPADVLSSLTSLEELYVGKSPIQWKDEEGQGNQNGDVSLSELRQLNQLTALDIQIPKMTHFHKNLFFDQLNSYKIIIRDFNAYPAWDFKMLEMCEASRYLALQLENGFDIRNRMEIKLLFKRVESLLLGQLNDVKDIFNELNYEGFPYLKYLSILSNSKVKSIINSENPTYPEKAFPKLESLFLYDVSNMEHICHGQLTNDSFRKLKIIRLKICGQLKNVFFSSMLKHLSALETIEVSECNSLKDIVTLESNKDHIKFPELRSLTLQSLSEFVGFYTLDASMQQQVPNWKPGDQLFDEEVVVFKLERMELSSIKIRKIWNDHPLTRLYFQNLIHLDVNDCWNLRYLLSLSMSKGLMNLQSLFVSECGMMESIFMETEGSVIEIEGGSIFPNLKNINLTSMKRLTQIWPPKIPLHSFGKLHELIIDRCNKLENVFPSYMVGSFLSLCDLKVTNCKSMEKIFDLKSVGKRRAWNMITSLQNVHVKALPKLEHVWNEDPGGILRFTYLKKIWVQECLKLKHIFPVSIAMNLKNLEYLEVWNCAQLKEIVFRGETIKESSVLFEFPKLTTARFSKLPNLESFFGGAHELRCSTLYNLSVEHCHKLWLFRTEIANPEEKSVFLPEEVIRNMKSMQIEPRDANSLKRYRMHKLEECQLSGIRDTEILYFLLHRNPNLKSLLLSNCFFEQLVTSRSLVNDNLGVVPMLKSLKLMNLASLKTIGFEEYTVLFRMLECLILKHCPCLNSIASSSVSFTYLTNLEVSNCNKLSYLLTPPTAKSLVQLTTMKVIQCESMKTIVFESEQEKTELNIIFRQLKEIELEALHELKCFCGSYCCAIEFPSLEKVVVSACSKMEGFTFSEQVNKTPNLRQICVRRGKEEERLYWVRDLNATIRSLYKIRALDPDMAASNPYMALKIHQLKTLKLVNCIESNAIPTVVFSSLKNLEELEVSSTNVEVIFGIMEADMKGYTLRLKKMTLDNLPNLIQVWDKDREGILSFQNLQEVLVANCEKLKTVFPTELAKRIVKLEKLEIRHCEVLQEIVEEANAITEEPTEFSFPHLTSLNLHMLPQLSCFYPGRFTLECPALNHLEVLSCDNLEKFQNQQEAQCSTSVTKLPLFSEGKTIFILESLKLYWEIARMLCNKKFLKDMLHKLVELELDFNDVREVPNFVVEFAALLERTSNLEYLQISRCRVLEELFPSQPEQGDTKTLGHLTTSSLVRLQKLCVSSCGHLTTLVHLPMSFSNLKHLSVKDCHGLKCLFTSTTAKKLVHLEEMYIMRCKSVEEILAKELEDTTTSEAIQFERLNTIILDSLSSLSCFYSGNEILLLSSLIKVLIWECPNMKIFSQGDIEAESFMGIQVSLDPNEDLFFHQDLNNTVKRRFQQNELFEALDNESISDNLELKVDWHGKVGLENKWLDNLMTLKPDNCTLPNAIPSATLPHSETTEEFEVQNSIKVKEEGTAANVTQKFVFPRLENWNIHDLPQQLFPSAHLMNKDEGTSTSINSHPLILSLKVISNPKELRLDWKHNPALLFEKLHELDVFNFPHLTNLVYSTSRLSFSRLKKVSTFNCPHMQHLFTYSEAKKLMNIEEITNKECESVTEIIAKDGDENEHKGEGSSTLNSPSLKEVGFTKCYSTKLFHLGDKVRTILKVTIDGVDWEGDINSAPMQQFEEEAA
- the LOC114418495 gene encoding uncharacterized protein LOC114418495 isoform X2, whose product is MQFVGIFVQVLPHLKSVCLHLKSGLGYLKLLPYELWRYESIVKELDRGFNNLQRERKRIGHKVKEEENRYGRAIDDDVIKWLQEADEIISEYDDFRLDEDSPYAVFCDGYLPKPSIRFRLSRIAVDLARRGNVLLQSAKPDWLGRSSTDADFQSFASRNQTKKRIVDALADSNVGVIGVYGWSGVGKTSLIKEVAKEVKGKMFDVVIMVNVSFPEIRNIQGQIADRLGMILEEESESGRAARIRERLKNPKEKTLIILDDMEVKLDFGMLGIPFDNTDGSQMNNKKKNPLAHHKYAMKTEEFEASSLMKIEEPIARYTGCKILMISDSEQLLISQMGGKGIQTFSVEALTDKEAKKMFMTMAEIIPLMEKKAETMFKTMAEIIALREMEAETMSKIMTEMIGDENSKFEKLAAQIAKRCKGLPMTIVTTAKALKNKSLVVWEKAYLDLGKQNLTAMPEFSTKLSYDLLENEELKHTFLICARMGRDALITDLVRYCIGLGFLQGIYTVREARDRVYALVGKLKELSLLSDSFSIDHFTMHDIIRDVALSIASQEMHAFALTKGRLDEWPKKRERYTAISLQHCDVTDIMKKFPESIDCCRLRIFHLDNMNPRLEIPDNFFNGMKELRVLILIGIHLLSLPSSIKCLKELRMFCLERCKLAENLSIIGELEELRVLSLSGSDIECLPIELRKLAKLQIFDISNCFELKKIPADVLSSLTSLEELYVGKSPIQWKDEEGQGNQNGDVSLSELRQLNQLTALDIQIPKMTHFHKNLFFDQLNSYKIIIRDFNAYPAWDFKMLEMCEASRYLALQLENGFDIRNRMEIKLLFKRVESLLLGQLNDVKDIFNELNYEGFPYLKYLSILSNSKVKSIINSENPTYPEKAFPKLESLFLYDVSNMEHICHGQLTNDSFRKLKIIRLKICGQLKNVFFSSMLKHLSALETIEVSECNSLKDIVTLESNKDHIKFPELRSLTLQSLSEFVGFYTLDASMQQQVPNWKPGDQLFDEEVVVFKLERMELSSIKIRKIWNDHPLTRLYFQNLIHLDVNDCWNLRYLLSLSMSKGLMNLQSLFVSECGMMESIFMETEGSVIEIEGGSIFPNLKNINLTSMKRLTQIWPPKIPLHSFGKLHELIIDRCNKLENVFPSYMVGSFLSLCDLKVTNCKSMEKIFDLKSVGKRRAWNMITSLQNVHVKALPKLEHVWNEDPGGILRFTYLKKIWVQECLKLKHIFPVSIAMNLKNLEYLEVWNCAQLKEIVFRGETIKESSVLFEFPKLTTARFSKLPNLESFFGGAHELRCSTLYNLSVEHCHKLWLFRTEIANPEEKSVFLPEEVIRNMKSMQIEPRDANSLKRYRMHKLEECQLSGIRDTEILYFLLHRNPNLKSLLLSNCFFEQLVTSRSLVNDNLGVVPMLKSLKLMNLASLKTIGFEEYTVLFRMLECLILKHCPCLNSIASSSVSFTYLTNLEVSNCNKLSYLLTPPTAKSLVQLTTMKVIQCESMKTIVFESEQEKTELNIIFRQLKEIELEALHELKCFCGSYCCAIEFPSLEKVVVSACSKMEGFTFSEQVNKTPNLRQICVRRGKEEERLYWVRDLNATIRSLYKIRALDPDMAASNPYMALKIHQLKTLKLVNCIESNAIPTVVFSSLKNLEELEVSSTNVEVIFGIMEADMKGYTLRLKKMTLDNLPNLIQVWDKDREGILSFQNLQEVLVANCEKLKTVFPTELAKRIVKLEKLEIRHCEVLQEIVEEANAITEEPTEFSFPHLTSLNLHMLPQLSCFYPGRFTLECPALNHLEVLSCDNLEKFQNQQEAQCSTSVTKLPLFSEGKTIFILESLKLYWEIARMLCNKKFLKDMLHKLVELELDFNDVREVPNFVVEFAALLERTSNLEYLQISRCRVLEELFPSQPEQGDTKTLGHLTTSSLVRLQKLCVSSCGHLTTLVHLPMSFSNLKHLSVKDCHGLKCLFTSTTAKKLVHLEEMYIMRCKSVEEILAKELEDTTTSEAIQFERLNTIILDSLSSLSCFYSGNEILLLSSLIKVLIWECPNMKIFSQGDIEAESFMGIQVSLDPNEDLFFHQDLNNTVKRRFQQNELFEALDNESISDNLELKVDWHGKVGLENKWLDNLMTLKPDNCTLPNAIPSATLPHSETTEEFEVQNSIKVKEEGTAANVTQKFVFPRLENWNIHDLPQLFPSAHLMNKDEGTSTSINSHPLILSLKVISNPKELRLDWKHNPALLFEKLHELDVFNFPHLTNLVYSTSRLSFSRLKKVSTFNCPHMQHLFTYSEAKKLMNIEEITNKECESVTEIIAKDGDENEHKGEGSSTLNSPSLKEVGFTKCYSTKLFHLGDKVRTILKVTIDGVDWEGDINSAPMQQFEEEAA